Within Diospyros lotus cultivar Yz01 chromosome 15, ASM1463336v1, whole genome shotgun sequence, the genomic segment ATCAAGATTCCAGTTTTATAGAATATTACTTACAATATATAAAGCTTTGATCCCACCAGTTTTATAGAATATTACTTACAATATATCaaagctttaatcccactaggtagaATCGGCTAAACAAGTTCTAGCTTGCCTATCAGCTCTACGCAGCCATGTCTACTGTAAGGCCTAACTCACTTAAAAGTGTTCCTTCAAGTAAAGTTTTGAGTAAGAAAAATCCATACATGTTCTCTTGTTTGATTCCCAAATTCTGAACATTATAATCTTTCATCTATTCCCACTTTTCCGAATAAATCATAGTACTAAATGTGACTGGATATATTCTCATCTGACACCATGAAATTGTTTCTGGCCAAGTCATGCATGCTCCATAACTTGCAATTACCTGCACAGTTGATGTATTCTCGAAGAAGTTACGCATAAGTGGCTTCATGCTCAAAACATCATCGGGTATCCACGTATCACCCATCTTCGGGAAAGTGTTAAATGAACGACCCTAGGAATTTATCATGAAATCAGCATTCTCACAATTCACTTACAAGGCAACAACCCTAAGATATCCCTAGTAAGGCAATGAAAAAAACAGACAACAAGGATAAACATACAGCATCATTTCCAGCAACAAATGCGCCCGAGACAGCAGTTATGCCAACAAGAATACCTATAGGAAGGGCCAATCTCTTAACCTTTACTGCTCCCCTCACCCAAGCTACAGATTCAGCAGGTGGTTCAGGCATGACAACAGAAAGAGCAGTCCAAAATAGGCCACAATAGATTATAAAAGCTGAAGTTAGATGAGCCGCTAGTCGGTAAGGGCTTACTCTTGGCTCAGCATATTCAGATGCTGGCTCCTTCCAAAGCACATAGGAAAAGAAATGTTAGCATTCATGATTCACAAATCAAATCAATATCAATTAGCAGAGAACTGGATGCTTCTTACCTCCAAACCACTTTTAACCATCCACCAACCAATTAGTCCCTGTCCAGCACCAAGGGCAAACAGAGCAGAAAGCCTCAGACCAAGTCGTACGGTAATATATCCTCTTCGCAGGAAATATGAAAATGGTAGAGCAAACATGATTCCCAGTGCCCTTCCCCACATGCGGTGCGCATATTCCATCCaatatatgaatttaaaatcATCAATACTCATTCCTTTATTAACACTGCAAGAGATCAAAATCAAGTGATGCCactaacaaaaaaagaaaaacctacTCACTTGAAAGAACAGTCATTTCATGCACAGACAACAGAATAACTTGGAAACATAGTGCAAAACCAATGCAATAATTTATGGATCTCAGAGTCAGATTTAACTCCCCACCCCAAGCAAGAGAAAACTCTAAGAACtgaatttattcattttttacaAGTATCTTAGAAATAACAACTATTAACATTCACCTGTTAGAGCTGCAGTGTGTAAAGTGTTTTCTGAACAGATATATCTTAGTGATGAAGACATAAGTAACAGTGCTTGAACTAACCGCTTGTACTCAGGGGATTGCTTATATTTCTCAAACTCAACCAGCCATTCCTCCTCTGAAATGGGTGGAAGGCCACCGGTGAACTTCCAGTCAGTCATTGACAGACCAGATCGTGTAAGTCTCGTGACACCACCAAGTACTACCATGCTAAATACCCAGGCAGCAGAAGTAAAAAGCCatattccaatcattttctGAGCACGGGGCCCCGCCGTAACAAGGAGCTTCAATGCCTCCTTATTTGGAATGGCTGCTGACACTGAGGTGGACATAGTTCTATAAGATGGGACAAAGAAATCCTGAAATAGCATGAGACAATCATCCTTATGATTATATGTGGAAAACTAGGAAGTTGATCAGCTAGAATCACTGACAAGGATATCTATTAAGTTACAACAAGctagaaaaatatgtaattctGAAGTTACAAGCAAGGATATCTATATAAGACACAAAAACAAGTATATATTGCAGgacataataaaaaaagacaACTCCCAATTTATAGGAATTTATAGGAACTGAAGTCACTGAATTTGAAGATTCCTCTTCACCGTCTATAGAAAAGCAACATCAAGAAATTTCAATTGaaggtactctctctctctctcccaaaatTAGTTATGCAACAGACAAAGAGAAATGATAGAAAAGAGGCACGCAAATGAAAATCAGTATATCACATAACGAGCACAACATCTAGTTACAAGATTGCATACTAAGAAAGGTTTACTATAGGTTTGGAAGATGGATTTGCAGAGAGAAGCTGATAGCAGCCAGCTTGATCCAACTTCACAGAATGAAGCAGTTccagaagaagaagaccaataccCAGTTGCaataaggaggaggagggaaACAAAGATACCAGCTAGGTTGCTGGATTAGAAGCACAATGAAAAACCATGGCTGCAAGCTGCAACACAGGGGCAGAGAATCACGCCTTAGATTCATTTTGTTTACGTTTCCATAATTGTCAATTTCCTTCCATACAATTTGTGATAGTTGTATCTAGTGTGAATAATGGAACATAGCACATGGCCACGTGAGGATGCACGAGTGAACCTTTTGGCGCCAAAGTGTAAGGGAGGTATAAGATGGACAATGTGCAATGGAAAGATCATTTGTCCAATTCTAGAAAATTCTCTTCTTCCCTCAaaactttcttcttttctctttatcaATCATCTTATTATTTTGATGTATATTTTTCTTAGATGATTAGAGATATTATAGGATTTAGGATTTGGATTGGAATCATAATGATGATATGCTTTGTTTCCATTTTGATTtagttttggcctataaataggctcttGATGTAACTTTTTAGGCACTTCTGAATATTGAATGCATTGATATTGAATTTCTCTTGTctattcttctcttcttcctaatctcttctttctttccaagcttttttttcttcttaatctcttctttttctttcctacTCTCTGCAATTTTCCCTATTGTTCCCAAatcaattttggtatcagagcaaaacTCAATTCTGAATTTCATCAGCTTCCATCAATTCCACACCAACAAATCATCATCAACACAGCCAACCAAGTCATCAAAGCATCCAGTTTCCTATCAGCAATCATCAGTTTTCTTGAGTTTCTGGGCTGAGAATTTCCAACAGAAATCTTGCTAAGCCCAAATCTTTTAGCCTAAACCAACTATTAACCGCAGCTACCAGATTCTCCATTGCCAAAGAACAGGTTGTTTCTTTCCCTCTTCTGGTTTTAATTCTCTGTTTTCTAACATTAGTATTAATTTGTTCCTGTGTGCTCAGAATTTAATAAGCCTCATTTGCATTGCCTACCCATATCATCATGCTTACTTCCCATTATCACCAATATCTCAAACCTACTAACAGATCATCATTACCCACCTCTTGCATACATTGCCCTCATCTTATTTTGAGCTTATTTTTCAGCTTTCCTAGTTAGTGGTTGACAATGTTTAGTTTTTtgtccaaataaaaaaaaaaatgcattcttgcattttgaattgatttaaaaaaaaaagaaacagaaaaactaatataaatcttgaagagaaaaaaaaaaagaaaaaatttccTTTGATTGTCACTTTGATCTCAACATATGATGATGAATTAGACTTACCATTTTAGGCGAGTTTAGACGAATTAACCTCTCTCAAATACTTTTTCACACTCTCAGATTAATCAATAATCATATATCAACCAAAACAAAAAGTAAAGAGA encodes:
- the LOC127792639 gene encoding cytochrome c oxidase assembly protein COX15, coding for MLESRVGWLLKRGSRTLRNVGASSTRVTTEPSSSSSSHGFFLYAASRKNAISTSAIARSLVTNGFRALHRGHHKDFFVPSYRTMSTSVSAAIPNKEALKLLVTAGPRAQKMIGIWLFTSAAWVFSMVVLGGVTRLTRSGLSMTDWKFTGGLPPISEEEWLVEFEKYKQSPEYKRVNKGMSIDDFKFIYWMEYAHRMWGRALGIMFALPFSYFLRRGYITVRLGLRLSALFALGAGQGLIGWWMVKSGLEEPASEYAEPRVSPYRLAAHLTSAFIIYCGLFWTALSVVMPEPPAESVAWVRGAVKVKRLALPIGILVGITAVSGAFVAGNDAGRSFNTFPKMGDTWIPDDVLSMKPLMRNFFENTSTVQLDHRILATATLVSIGGLWWATRKLDIHPAIRSLIGSTMGMAALQVTLGVSALLSYVPVSLGTAHQAGALTLLTLMILLNHTVRKPSHSLLKSLPSVARTTAK